A genomic segment from Daphnia pulex isolate KAP4 chromosome 5, ASM2113471v1 encodes:
- the LOC124195083 gene encoding uncharacterized protein PFB0765w-like isoform X1, translated as MMLSKFIFVWLLCLTAIFVQLPSASSIVWPGFHEKKKPIDQIVATIDAWFGCNNEKKRIGQLVRTIDALKQQIPAKNTLAEMENALRREKAKNQELLNAISEHGTKEHELQQQKKNLEQKTLDLDKKVLEISLKEKLLGQQKKNLEQKTLDLDKKVLEISLKEKLLGQQKKNLEQKTLDLDKKVFEISLKEKLLGQQKKNLEQKTLDLDKKVLEISLKEKLLEQQKKNLEDIDNNFETLLSNFSDCKENHEVLVQNVTNVTNTLADMENALRREKAKNQELLYAISEHGTKEHEHEQQKKNLEQKTLDLDKKVNEISIKKELTEQQNKNLEERIVYLDNKVETLLSNFSDCKENHEVLVQNVTNVTNTLADMENALRREKAKNQELLYAISEHGTKEHEHEQQKKNLEQKTLDLDKKVNEISIKKELTEQQNKNLEERIVYLDNKVETLLSNFSDCKENHEVLVQNVTNVTNTLADMENSLRREKAKNQELLYAISEHGTKEHEHEKQKKNLEQKTLDLDKKVLEISLKKELLEQQKKNLEQKTLDLDKKVNEISIKKELTEQQNKNLEERIVYLDNKVDTLLSNFSDCKENHEVLVQNVTNVTNTLADMENALRREKAKNQELLYAISEHGTKEHEHEQQKKNLEQQTLELDQKVLEISIKKELLEQQKKNLEERIVYLDNKVLKLLSNFTTELKNCTVLKDSQSLMLEQEKGSSLRDKTALIANLELCEEKRKMFNNYVLDSFLRDSPYSGVENYTRYAVARLGMLPIKNAKPLIPEFGPVINDVLSFRYPINIPSCPAAEITNNNLANPSVFIVIISGPGHFKKRNDIRETWLIHLKSVLEKNLLGMARFGFFLGQMTQDDSIQKRIEEESQRHGDIVQIEMEDSYRNSTLKSIAVLNWVRQKCAKVDLVFKVDDGVYVNVHNLVHFVRSNYQSSNSVFGYGHIYDYWTDFTPNRMYTTFEEYPWRNYPNYFSVGDPNPYFMHGSAIIPLLAASQTTPLIPSFEPMPKSSIFLTGLCPEKAGVKMRYSIGQPSIYYWDVNTVPWSCHLRDFVGWPTNNQFATHSAVDDFYRNKTQCVWTKSDGTIEKIFDFSAPIVFHFT; from the exons atgatgcttagcaaattcattttcgtctGGTTATTATGCCTAACTGCTATATTCGTTCAACTGCCGTCGGCCAGCAGCATTGTTTGGCCCGGGTTtcatgagaagaaaaaaccaatcgATCAAATTGTTGCAACTATCGATGCATGGTTCGGATgtaataatgagaaaaaacgaatCGGTCAACTTGTTAGAACTATCGATGCCTTAAAACAGCAGATCCCGGCCAAAAACACTCTTGCTGAAATGGAAAATGCTCTTCgtagagaaaaagcaaaaaatcaaGAGCTGCTTAATGCAATTTCGGAACATGGAACAAAAGAGCATGAACTtcaacagcaaaagaaaaacttggaacaaaaaactttagacctcgacaagaaagttcttgaaatatcattaaaagaaaaattacttggacagcaaaagaaaaacttggaacaaaaaactttagacctcgacaagaaagttcttgaaatatcattaaaagaaaaattacttggacagcaaaagaaaaacttggaacaaaaaactttagacctcgacaagaaagtttttgaaatatcattaaaagaaaaattacttggacagcaaaagaaaaacttggaacaaaaaactttagacctcgacaagaaagttcttgaaatatcattaaaagaaaaattacttgaacagcaaaagaaaaacttggaggACATCGACAACAATTTCGAAACATTACTGAGTAACTTTTCCGATTGCAAAGAAAATCATGAAGTTTTGGTACAGAATGTAACTAATGTAACTAACACTCTTGCTGATATGGAAAATGCTCTTCgtagagaaaaagcaaaaaatcaaGAGCTGCTTTATGCAATTTCGGAACATGGAACAAAAGAGCATGAACAtgaacagcaaaagaaaaacttggaacaaaaaactttagaccTGGACAAGAAAGTTaatgaaatatcaataaaaaaagaattaactgaacagcaaaataaaaacttggagGAAAGAATTGTGTACCTCGACAACAAAGTCGAAACATTACTGAGTAACTTTTCCGATTGCAAAGAAAATCATGAAGTTTTGGTACAGAATGTAACTAATGTAACTAACACTCTTGCTGATATGGAAAATGCTCTTCgtagagaaaaagcaaaaaatcaaGAGCTGCTTTATGCAATTTCGGAACATGGAACAAAAGAGCATGAACAtgaacagcaaaagaaaaacttggaacaaaaaactttagaccTGGACAAGAAAGTTaatgaaatatcaataaaaaaagaattaactgaacagcaaaataaaaacttggagGAAAGAATTGTGTACCTCGACAACAAAGTCGAAACATTACTGAGTAACTTTTCCGATTGCAAAGAAAATCATGAAGTTTTGGTACAGAATGTAACTAATGTAACTAACACTCTTGCTGATATGGAAAATTCTCTTCgtagagaaaaagcaaaaaatcaaGAGCTGCTTTATGCAATTTCGGAACATGGAACAAAAGAGCATGAACatgaaaagcaaaagaaaaacttggaacaaaaaactttagacctcgacaagaaagttcttgaaatatcattaaaaaaagaattacttgaacagcaaaagaaaaacttggaacaaaaaactttagacctcgacaagaaagtaaatgaaatatcaataaaaaaagaattaactgaacagcaaaataaaaacttggagGAAAGAATTGTGTACCTCGACAACAAAGTCGATACATTACTGAGTAACTTTTCCGATTGCAAAGAAAATCATGAAGTTTTGGTACAGAATGTAACTAATGTAACTAACACTCTTGCTGATATGGAAAATGCTCTTCgtagagaaaaagcaaaaaatcaaGAGCTGCTTTATGCAATTTCGGAACATGGAACAAAAGAGCATGAACAtgaacagcaaaagaaaaacttggaacaacAAACTTTAGAACTTGACCAGAAAGTTCttgaaatatcaataaaaaaagaattacttgaacagcaaaagaaaaacttggaggAAAGAATTGTGTACCTCGAcaacaaagttttaaaattgctAAGCAACTTTACCactgaattgaaaaattgtacAGTTCTCAAGGACAGCCAAAGCCTGATGttggaacaagaaaaagggagCAGTCTTCGAGACAAAACCGCTCTAATTGCCAACTTAGAATTGTGCGAAGAAAAACGCAAAATGTTTAATAACTACGTGCTGGATTCTTTTTTACGCGATTCGCCTTATTCTGGAGTAGAAAATTACACCCGATACGCAGTGGCTCGATTGGGGATGTTGCCAATCAAAAATGCGAAACCTTTGATACCTGAATTTGGACCAGTCATCAACGACGTTCTTTCCTTTCGCTATCCCATCAACATTCCGTCgtgtccagcagcagaaataacaaataataatttggcGAACCCAAGTGTTTTCATAGTGATTATATCGGGTCCGGGACATTTCAAAAAGCGAAACGACATCAGAGAAACGTGGCTGATTCACCTCAAAAGTGTCCTGGAAAAAAATCTGCTGGGCATGGCCAGATTCGGTTTCTTTCTCGGTCAGATGACTCAAGACGATTCGATTCAAAAGCGAATCGAAGAAGAGAGTCAGAGACACGGGGACATCGTCCAaatcgaaatggaagattcgTACCGCAATTCGACGCTGAAAAGCATCGCCGTGCTCAACTGGGTTCGGCAGAAATGCGCCAAGGTCGACCTCGTTTTCAAAGTGGACGACGGCGTCTACGTCAACGTGCACAATCTTGTTCATTTCGTCCGCTCCAACTATCAATCGAGCAACAGTGTATTCGGCTACGGCCACATATACGACTACTGGACGGACTTTACCCCCAACAGGATGTACACGACGTTCGAAGAGTATCCGTGGAGGAACTATCCCAATTACTTCTCAGTTGGCGATCCCAATCCCTATTTCATGCACGGAAGTGCAATTATCCCATTATTGGCTGCCAGTCAGACCACTCCTTTGATCCCGTCATTCGAACCTATGCCTAAAAGTAGTATCTTCCTAACAGGATTGTGCCCGGAAAAAGCCGGTGTCAAGATGCGATATTCCATAGGCCAAcccag TATCTATTATTGGGATGTGAATACCGTTCCCTGGTCGTGTCATTTACGAGACTTCGTCGGGTGGCCAACCAACAATCAATTCGCCACCCACTCGGCCGTCGACGATTTTTATCGGAACAAGACCCAGTGCGTCTGGACTAAATCGGATGGAACCatagaaaaaatattcgactTCTCTGCCCCCATTGTCTTTCATTTCACTTAG
- the LOC124195083 gene encoding uncharacterized protein PFB0765w-like isoform X2, with product MENALRREKAKNQELLNAISEHGTKEHELQQQKKNLEQKTLDLDKKVLEISLKEKLLGQQKKNLEQKTLDLDKKVLEISLKEKLLGQQKKNLEQKTLDLDKKVFEISLKEKLLGQQKKNLEQKTLDLDKKVLEISLKEKLLEQQKKNLEDIDNNFETLLSNFSDCKENHEVLVQNVTNVTNTLADMENALRREKAKNQELLYAISEHGTKEHEHEQQKKNLEQKTLDLDKKVNEISIKKELTEQQNKNLEERIVYLDNKVETLLSNFSDCKENHEVLVQNVTNVTNTLADMENALRREKAKNQELLYAISEHGTKEHEHEQQKKNLEQKTLDLDKKVNEISIKKELTEQQNKNLEERIVYLDNKVETLLSNFSDCKENHEVLVQNVTNVTNTLADMENSLRREKAKNQELLYAISEHGTKEHEHEKQKKNLEQKTLDLDKKVLEISLKKELLEQQKKNLEQKTLDLDKKVNEISIKKELTEQQNKNLEERIVYLDNKVDTLLSNFSDCKENHEVLVQNVTNVTNTLADMENALRREKAKNQELLYAISEHGTKEHEHEQQKKNLEQQTLELDQKVLEISIKKELLEQQKKNLEERIVYLDNKVLKLLSNFTTELKNCTVLKDSQSLMLEQEKGSSLRDKTALIANLELCEEKRKMFNNYVLDSFLRDSPYSGVENYTRYAVARLGMLPIKNAKPLIPEFGPVINDVLSFRYPINIPSCPAAEITNNNLANPSVFIVIISGPGHFKKRNDIRETWLIHLKSVLEKNLLGMARFGFFLGQMTQDDSIQKRIEEESQRHGDIVQIEMEDSYRNSTLKSIAVLNWVRQKCAKVDLVFKVDDGVYVNVHNLVHFVRSNYQSSNSVFGYGHIYDYWTDFTPNRMYTTFEEYPWRNYPNYFSVGDPNPYFMHGSAIIPLLAASQTTPLIPSFEPMPKSSIFLTGLCPEKAGVKMRYSIGQPSIYYWDVNTVPWSCHLRDFVGWPTNNQFATHSAVDDFYRNKTQCVWTKSDGTIEKIFDFSAPIVFHFT from the exons ATGGAAAATGCTCTTCgtagagaaaaagcaaaaaatcaaGAGCTGCTTAATGCAATTTCGGAACATGGAACAAAAGAGCATGAACTtcaacagcaaaagaaaaacttggaacaaaaaactttagacctcgacaagaaagttcttgaaatatcattaaaagaaaaattacttggacagcaaaagaaaaacttggaacaaaaaactttagacctcgacaagaaagttcttgaaatatcattaaaagaaaaattacttggacagcaaaagaaaaacttggaacaaaaaactttagacctcgacaagaaagtttttgaaatatcattaaaagaaaaattacttggacagcaaaagaaaaacttggaacaaaaaactttagacctcgacaagaaagttcttgaaatatcattaaaagaaaaattacttgaacagcaaaagaaaaacttggaggACATCGACAACAATTTCGAAACATTACTGAGTAACTTTTCCGATTGCAAAGAAAATCATGAAGTTTTGGTACAGAATGTAACTAATGTAACTAACACTCTTGCTGATATGGAAAATGCTCTTCgtagagaaaaagcaaaaaatcaaGAGCTGCTTTATGCAATTTCGGAACATGGAACAAAAGAGCATGAACAtgaacagcaaaagaaaaacttggaacaaaaaactttagaccTGGACAAGAAAGTTaatgaaatatcaataaaaaaagaattaactgaacagcaaaataaaaacttggagGAAAGAATTGTGTACCTCGACAACAAAGTCGAAACATTACTGAGTAACTTTTCCGATTGCAAAGAAAATCATGAAGTTTTGGTACAGAATGTAACTAATGTAACTAACACTCTTGCTGATATGGAAAATGCTCTTCgtagagaaaaagcaaaaaatcaaGAGCTGCTTTATGCAATTTCGGAACATGGAACAAAAGAGCATGAACAtgaacagcaaaagaaaaacttggaacaaaaaactttagaccTGGACAAGAAAGTTaatgaaatatcaataaaaaaagaattaactgaacagcaaaataaaaacttggagGAAAGAATTGTGTACCTCGACAACAAAGTCGAAACATTACTGAGTAACTTTTCCGATTGCAAAGAAAATCATGAAGTTTTGGTACAGAATGTAACTAATGTAACTAACACTCTTGCTGATATGGAAAATTCTCTTCgtagagaaaaagcaaaaaatcaaGAGCTGCTTTATGCAATTTCGGAACATGGAACAAAAGAGCATGAACatgaaaagcaaaagaaaaacttggaacaaaaaactttagacctcgacaagaaagttcttgaaatatcattaaaaaaagaattacttgaacagcaaaagaaaaacttggaacaaaaaactttagacctcgacaagaaagtaaatgaaatatcaataaaaaaagaattaactgaacagcaaaataaaaacttggagGAAAGAATTGTGTACCTCGACAACAAAGTCGATACATTACTGAGTAACTTTTCCGATTGCAAAGAAAATCATGAAGTTTTGGTACAGAATGTAACTAATGTAACTAACACTCTTGCTGATATGGAAAATGCTCTTCgtagagaaaaagcaaaaaatcaaGAGCTGCTTTATGCAATTTCGGAACATGGAACAAAAGAGCATGAACAtgaacagcaaaagaaaaacttggaacaacAAACTTTAGAACTTGACCAGAAAGTTCttgaaatatcaataaaaaaagaattacttgaacagcaaaagaaaaacttggaggAAAGAATTGTGTACCTCGAcaacaaagttttaaaattgctAAGCAACTTTACCactgaattgaaaaattgtacAGTTCTCAAGGACAGCCAAAGCCTGATGttggaacaagaaaaagggagCAGTCTTCGAGACAAAACCGCTCTAATTGCCAACTTAGAATTGTGCGAAGAAAAACGCAAAATGTTTAATAACTACGTGCTGGATTCTTTTTTACGCGATTCGCCTTATTCTGGAGTAGAAAATTACACCCGATACGCAGTGGCTCGATTGGGGATGTTGCCAATCAAAAATGCGAAACCTTTGATACCTGAATTTGGACCAGTCATCAACGACGTTCTTTCCTTTCGCTATCCCATCAACATTCCGTCgtgtccagcagcagaaataacaaataataatttggcGAACCCAAGTGTTTTCATAGTGATTATATCGGGTCCGGGACATTTCAAAAAGCGAAACGACATCAGAGAAACGTGGCTGATTCACCTCAAAAGTGTCCTGGAAAAAAATCTGCTGGGCATGGCCAGATTCGGTTTCTTTCTCGGTCAGATGACTCAAGACGATTCGATTCAAAAGCGAATCGAAGAAGAGAGTCAGAGACACGGGGACATCGTCCAaatcgaaatggaagattcgTACCGCAATTCGACGCTGAAAAGCATCGCCGTGCTCAACTGGGTTCGGCAGAAATGCGCCAAGGTCGACCTCGTTTTCAAAGTGGACGACGGCGTCTACGTCAACGTGCACAATCTTGTTCATTTCGTCCGCTCCAACTATCAATCGAGCAACAGTGTATTCGGCTACGGCCACATATACGACTACTGGACGGACTTTACCCCCAACAGGATGTACACGACGTTCGAAGAGTATCCGTGGAGGAACTATCCCAATTACTTCTCAGTTGGCGATCCCAATCCCTATTTCATGCACGGAAGTGCAATTATCCCATTATTGGCTGCCAGTCAGACCACTCCTTTGATCCCGTCATTCGAACCTATGCCTAAAAGTAGTATCTTCCTAACAGGATTGTGCCCGGAAAAAGCCGGTGTCAAGATGCGATATTCCATAGGCCAAcccag TATCTATTATTGGGATGTGAATACCGTTCCCTGGTCGTGTCATTTACGAGACTTCGTCGGGTGGCCAACCAACAATCAATTCGCCACCCACTCGGCCGTCGACGATTTTTATCGGAACAAGACCCAGTGCGTCTGGACTAAATCGGATGGAACCatagaaaaaatattcgactTCTCTGCCCCCATTGTCTTTCATTTCACTTAG
- the LOC124193860 gene encoding chymotrypsin BI-like has translation MVDGIKSICLPSFDDPSHEGDTVFLTGWGKTSGYDINGPLSPTLRETTSTVISNAECSAVYGGSIITANTICSSGTGGKGICPSDNGGPMSYMTTDGNFVQTGVASFYSSTGCENGHPSGFTRIRNYLDWISTETGVITPNSAMVNSICFKLVIALVLAIHYF, from the exons ATGGTTGATG ggataaagTCAATTTGCTTACCTTCCTTTGACGATCCCAGCCACGAAGGTGATACAGTTTTCCTTACCGGATGGGGAAAAACATCTGGCT acgACATCAATGGGCCTTTAAGTCCGACTTTAAGGGAGACAACTTCCACCGTAATCAGCAACGCGGAATGCTCCGCAGTTTATGGAGGTAGTATAATTACTGCTAATACCATATGCAGCAGTGGCACTGGCGGTAAAGGGATCTGTCCG AGTGACAACGGAGGGCCTATGAGTTACATGACAACGGACGGAAATTTCGTACAGACTGGAGTTGCCTCATTCTATTCTTCAACGGGTTGCGAAAATGGCCATCCTTCTGGGTTCACTCGTATTCGGAACTACCTTGATTGGATATCTACAGAAACGGGCGTCATCACTCCGAATTCAGCCATGgtgaattcaatttgtttcaaattagTAATTGCACTTGTTTTAgccattcattatttttaa
- the LOC124195086 gene encoding lactosylceramide 4-alpha-galactosyltransferase-like, with the protein MSPLSESAVVCIFWKIWMSSLSSLCRRFRPMGHLLVIGCVLIYCACSIIALNRKVVSVWLTDRFVHHRQHRILNRPIQTKSDADHQPIDRRTCCLLSAHRPEDICGRPNCTSCPSPRHLNPLKSDGPNAFFIETSDSGGLNIRQACAVESLAFHNPNLTVNVLFMVDEDGHQKQIRNKNKVLAKTLEKLKSKYKNVEFIVADLAEYMAGTSMEKWFHCTDWRTGPYHVSHLSDGLRFLTLNKYGGYYFDLDVILVRPVTFYRNFLAAESGSEFGSSVIHADYGHPIMQLAVNDFPSNYNKNAWTHNGPDLLMRVMKTYCGEENFNAINYVSCRGFGALPTSTFSPIHWSNWQSFFNQRPANETGAPSWITNQVVGVHIWNKLSFNETAYKNSTQEYVRLVRHNCPEIFSIAPETF; encoded by the exons ATGTCACCATTGTCCGAATCGGCCGTTGTTTGTATTTTCTGGAAAATTTGGATGTCGTCGCTGAGTTCCTTGTGCCGACGTTTCCGCCCGATGGGTCACCTGCTGGTCATCGGCTGTGTCCTCATTTACTGCGCCTGTTCGATTATTGCGTTGAACCGGAAAGTCGTGTCCGTCTGGCTGACGGACCGGTTCGTTCATCATCGGCAACATCGAATACTGAATAGGCCTATTCAGACGAAATCTGATGCCGACCATCAGCCGATCGATCGACGGACCTGTTGCCTTTTGTCTGCCCATCGACCGGAAGACATTTGCGGGCGACCCAATTGCACGTCGTGTCCGTCTCCTCGTCATTTAAACCCGTTGAAGAGCGACGGGCCAAACGCCTTTTTCATCGAAACGTCCGACAGTGGCGGTTTGAACATCCGCCAGGCCTGCGCCGTCGAGTCGCTGGCTTTTCACAATCCCAATCTGACTGTCAACGTCCTTTTCATGGTGGACGAAGACGGCCATCAGAAGcaaatcagaaataaaaacaaagtgCTGGCCAAAACGCTCGAAAAGTTGAAatcgaaatacaaaaatgttgaGTTCATCGTTGCCGATTTGGCCGAGTACATGGCCGGCACGTCGATGGAGAAATGGTTCCACTGCACCGACTGGCGGACAGGGCCCTACCACGTCTCCCACCTGAGCGACGGCCTGCGCTTCCTAACCCTGAACAAGTACGGCGGCTATTACTTCGATCTAGATGTCATCCTGGTCCGGCCCGTCACTTTTTACCGCAACTTTTTGGCCGCCGAGTCGGGCAGCGAATTCGGAAGCAGTGTCATTCACGCCGACTACGGACATCCCATTATGCAACTGGCCGTCAACGACTTCCCCTCCAATTACAA TAAAAATGCATGGACGCACAACGGACCTGATTTGTTAATGCGGGTCATGAAAACCTATTGCGGAGAAGAGAATTTCAATGCGATTAATTACGTCAGTTGCCGAGGGTTTGGTGCCCTGCCGACCTCGACGTTTTCTCCCATCCACTGGAGCAATTGGCAATCGTTTTTCAACCAAAGGCCGGCCAATGAAACTGGGGCGCCAAGTTGGATCACCAATCAAGTCGTCGGCGTCCACATTTGGAACAAACTGAGTTTCAACGAAACGGCCTACAAGAATTCGACGCAGGAATACGTCCGGCTGGTCAGGCACAATTGTCCCGAAATCTTCTCCATCGCTCCCGAAACATTTTAA